Genomic DNA from bacterium:
GCGTTCAGATCTTGCGTTCCTATGCAGGATTTAAGCCCATTATCAAGCTTATCTATCACCATCATGAAAACTACGATGGCACAGGATACCCAGATGGCATCTCTGGTGAGGCCATTCCTATTGGCTCAAGAATAATTGCCATCTCTGATAATTTCTCAAGGCTTTTAAAGGAAGGAAGGACAAAAAAAGAAGGAATTGCCTTCTTACAAGAAAAATCTGGCTCATATTTTGATCCTGAGCTTGTCTCTATATTTATAAATTCCTGTTTAAAGGAAGGGTAAAGATGCTATTTTAGAAATATCAAAGATGCTTAATTTCTCAACCCTAATATCTGGATTTATCCCTTCCTTTTTTAAGAAAGAAATTAGCTCCTTCTTTGGAATCTTAAGCCTTAAAAGGGAATTTATTATCTTCTTTCTTCTTTGTGAAAATAGGATTTCTACAATCTTAAAAAAATTTGGCAGGGGGGCAATAAGGGGCTTTTCTAAAAAATTAAGTTTAATAAGGCATGAGTAGGGTTTTGGTCTGGGAAAAAATGAATTCGGGCTTATCTTTATGAGCATCTCAGGTTTTGTATAAATTTGAAGGAGAATAGAGAGCATCCCATAATCCCTTCCAGAACAAGATATAACCCTTTTTGCAACCTCATATTGGAGAATAAGTATGCAAAATGTAATATAATCCCTAAATTTTAGAAGATGGAGGATTATGGGTGTGGTTATGTGATATGGAAGAGAGCCGATTATCTTTGCCTTATCTTTTAAAAGCAAAGAAAGGTTTGTCTTTAAAATATCATCTTCTATTATCTCTGCATTCTTAAATGGCTCAAGGTTTTTTTTAAGAATTGGAACAAAATTAGGGTCTATTTCGCAGGAAATAAGCCTAGCTACATTTGATGCAATCCTTCTTGATAAAAGACCAATCCCCCCTCCTATCTCAAATATGGTATCATCCTTTTTTAGCTCTAATTCCCTAATGATTTTGTTTATTACCCCCTCATTGATAAGGAAATTCTGGGAAAGGTCTTTCTTTAACCTTATACCCTGATTTTTAAGAATCTCAAGCGTCTCATTATAAAGGGACATATTTATAGTATCTTCCCTCACTTAGTGCAAAAATAGATAGTTATTAAAATTTTGAATTCTAAATTTTGAATTTTGGATTGAAAGAGTAAGTTTTATAAAATTTTTCCCCTTTTAATTCAAAATTCAACATTCAAAATTCAAAATTTTAGTATGTGTTTAGCTTCTTACTTATTTTTTAATGCTCTTTCTATCTCCCTGGTATGGAGCCTTTTCTTTATCGCCTCCCTCTTATCATAAAGCCTTTTTCCCCTGCCAAGCCCAAGCTCTACCTTTACCCTTCCCTTTTTAAAATAAACCTTGGTTGGAACAAGGGCCATCCTTTTTTCCTCCATCTTTCCCCTTAGCCTTTCAATCTGGTATTTATGGAGAAGGAGCTTTTTCTTTCTTGCTAAATCCCCTCCTCCCTGATGACTGATATGGCAATTATACAAAAAACATTCATTATTTTCTATTCTAGCAAATGCCTCTGCTATATTCCCCCTTTTTTCCCTTAATCCCTTTACCTCGTATCCTGTAAGGGAAATTCCCGCCTCAATGGTTTCCAAAATTTCATAATTAAACCATACTTTTCTATTTGTGCAGATTACCTCCACTATACTACCTTCTTTACCTTAAGAACCAAGCCTTCAATAGCAACAACCTCTATCTCGGTATCCTTTTCTATCTCTTCCTCTGATCTTGCTTTCCATAGCTCACCATCTACAAAGACCATCCCCTCTTTTTGAATTTGGGTTGTTGCCTTTCCCCTATTTCCAATCATCCCTTTTGAGCCTGTTTTTACCTTTCTAAATTGTGCCTTAATACCTAAGGTTATCAATATAAAAAACAAAACAACCGTGGTTATGCTAATAGAGAGGATAAGGGAGTGTGAAATGGCGACCTCAGGGGAAAATGAGGAATCAATGAGCATAAATGAGCCTAGTGTTAAGGCTACGCCACCACCCAAAAGGAATACCCCAGGGGTTTGTGCCTTTATCTCGGCAATCAGCAAAGTAAAACCCAGGAGGATAAGAAGAAGGCCAGCAAGGTTGATAGATAGGTTGGAAAGCCCAAAGAATGCCATAATCAAAAATATGCTTCCCAAAATAGCTCCCAAACCAATACCCGGTGAGGCGAATTCATAGATTAAGCCATATATTCCAAGGATTAAGAAAATGTAGGCAATATTCGGCTCAGCCAAAGAATGGAGGAATTTTTCCCTAAAGCTCATCTTTATCTCAGTTATTTTTTTGTTTTTTGTGTGAAGAACAATCTTTTCATTATCCCTCGTTACTATTCTTCCCTCAAGTTTAGTGAGCAGAGAATCTAGAGAAGAAGCAATAATGTCGCAAATGTTAAGCTTAACAGCCTCTTCGTCGGTTATTGATTTGCTCTCCCTAACTGCCTTTTCTGCCCATTCTATGTTTCTCTTTCTCTCTCTTGCTATCCCCTTTATCTCTGCCACAAGGTCATTTAAAATCTTTTCTTCAATTTTCTCCGACATTCCCTCTCCCATTGAGACAGGGTGTGCTGCACCAATATGGGTAGAGGGTGCCATAGCAACAATATCAGAGGCAAGGCAGATAAATACACCCGCAGATGCAGCCCTTGCTCCCTTTGGAGATATATAAGAACAAACAGGGATTTTTGAATTTAAAAGCTCTTTTACAATTTCATGGGTAGATGTAACAAGGCCACCTGGTGTATCAATCTTTATAATAACTAAAGAGAGGTTTTTTTGCTCTGCCTTGGCTAAACTATTCCTCACAAACCTTGCTGTTATCGGGTTAATAACGCCATCTATCTTTATAAGCCCAATATCACAAAAGCCAATGCCTGCGGATAATAAAAAGAAAAAGATAATTTTGAATTTCAAGTTGTAGTTTTGAATTTTGAATTTTGAATTTTGAATTTTTTTCATATCCGGAAAAAATCCTTTGCCCTCTTCCACCAGGGGAGAGATATTGACGCCTTTTTTCTCCCTTTTTTATGATGCTCCTTGGCAGAAAGCATAACAAGACCAACCGATGGAGCATAGAATGGCGTAGATACAGCATCAACCAGACCACCTATGTTTTGAGGAATACCAAGCCTTACGGGAAGATTGAATATTTCTTTACAAAGCTCAACACAACCTCCCATCATTGCTCCACCACCTATCAAGACAACACCTGCATTTATCCTTGGTTTAAACCTTGTAATCTCCTTATCCAACATAGAAAACATTTCTTCCATCCTTGATTGGATTACCTCAGATAGAATATGTCTTGGAACGCTTTGCTCTTTTTGTCCTCCAAAGGGCTGGAGGACTATCTCCTCATTTTCAGAAATAAGGGAAGAAAAACAACACCCCCTTTCCCTTTTTATCCTCTCTGCATTCTCAAAGGATGTTTTAAGAACAATTGAGATATCCTTTGTGATATTCGTTCCTCCAATAGAAATGGTATATAAATGATGGAGATTGCCCTCTATAAATATAGCCATATCCGTTGTTCCACCGCCAATATCAATTAAGGCTACACCAAGATGCTTTTCATCAGGAGAAAGGACGGCTTCTGCTCCTGCCAATAATGATAAAACAGGCTGGTTAATCATCTTTAGGCCTGCCTTTTCAACACACATCATAAGGTTTTGGATGGCTGTCTTCTTTGCTGTTATAAAATAAACCTCTGTTTCAAGCCTCATCCCTATCATACCCACAGGATCTTCTATGCCATCCTGGTCATCCACCCTGTAAGATTGGGGAAGGTAGTGGAGAATCTCCATATCCTGGGCAATATTAACCGCCTTTGCTGTTTCAATAACCCTTTTAACATCAAGTTTTGTTATCCCTCCTCCCTTTTTAATAGCTATCATTCCTGGGTTTGTAATGCCTTTAACCGAGCTTCCTGAGATGTTAATTGTAACAGATTCTATCTTGCTTCCTGACATAAGCTCAGCCTTACTCATAGATTGTTCAATGGATGCTGTTGTTTGGGAAATATTTGAGACCATTCCCCTATGCAGACCAGAACAGGGCTTTGTGTCTATGCCGATTATCTCTATCTTTCCATTCTTTTTTATTTCACCGACACAGACGCAAACCTTTGTGGTTCCAATATCTAATCCTACAATGGGCGACATTTTCTCTAAAAATTTAAATCATTCTGGATATATAATTGTAATTGTTAAATCCTGTTTTGTCTTTCTATGAAGCCTTCTAAAATCCCTTTCAAGGTCATAATCAGATGAATAGACAATAAGAATTCTCTTCTTCTTTTCAGCAATTCTTTCCGGGGTGATTATAGAATTTGGGTATTTAATAAATGGAGATTCTTCTTCTTTGAACAGGGGATTTGTAAGCCTTACCCCAAGAACATTTCCCCTTTCTTGCTTTATCCTTGCCTCCTTTACATCCTCAACAAAATATTTTCTCTCCTTATCCCTTATAATATTTATCTTGATGATTACCTCTTTCCCAGAAAGCTCCTCCTTTAATATCCTCTTATTCTCTTCCCTTATCCTTGCCCTTTCTCTTACTTCTTCCTCTATCATCATATATATTTAATGATAGCATATCAATATGTCCAATATCAAGTATTTTATATTTTTTTAAGCAAAACGCACTTGACAAAAATAAGACAAAAATATAAAATCTTTTTAAAGAGAATGGAAGATAGTGTGGTTAAAGATTATACCCAAAGCCTCCTTAAGTTTTTAACCAATGGGAAAAAAACAAGGAATAGAATAAAAAAATTCCTGGATTTTCCAATAGATAAGCTTTCCTCTCTTCATCTTTCAGCCCTCTCATCTATCGTAGGAAACAACAGTAATAATGCCGCAGAGGTCATTAAAAAATCAGAGGGTTTTCTTAATAAAGTAATAAAAGAGAGCAATACAGCCATGATAAAAAGGCTTTCAAGTGTATCAGGCTTTTTATCCTCTTCTTTAACAAGCGAAGACCTCCTTACTGTGATTATGAAATCAGCCCTTAATGAGCTAAAAGGTGAAACAGGCTCTTTGATGCTACTTGATAAGGATAAAAAGGAGCTTTCAATAAAAGCCTCGGTTGGACTTTCAGAGGACATTGTAAAGACAACAAAAACAAAAATAGGAGAAAGGATAGCAGGAAAGGTCGTAGAAACAGGCAAACCCCTTCTTTTAAACAAATCAAAGAGTAAGATAAAATCAGCCCTTTGCGTTCCGCTTTCTGTAAAGGATGAGATTATCGGCATCCTTTCTGTAAATAGGATGAATAACATTAGCCCATTTACCCAATATGACCTCTCTGTTTTATCGTTTCTTGCAAACCTTGCCGCAGCTGCAATTATCCATACAAACCTGACCTCTGAGATAAAATCTGCCTATCTTGCTACAGTAAAAACACTAATTGCCGCAATTGAGGCAAAAGACCATTATACAAGGGGTCATTCAGAGGCTGTGGCAAGATACACAACCGCCATTGCCAAAGAATTCCATCTCTCCGCCGAGGAGATTGAAAGGCTTTATATTGCAGGTCTTCTTCATGACATTGGAAAGATAGGGATAAAGGAGGATATTTTACTTAAGCCAGGTAGATTAACCAATGAGGAATTTGAGGCAATAAAGGAGCATCCAGTGATTGGGACAAAGATATTAGAGCCTGCTGGTTTTCACAAGGATGTTATGACTGCTGTTTCATACCATCACGAAAGACCCGATGGAAAGGGCTATCCATATGGAGAAAAGAATGGAAATATCTATATTGGTGCTTCTATAATCAATGTGGCAGATGCCTTTGATGCTATGACATCTGAGCGGCCGTATAGGTCTGCTCTGTCTATTGAGGAGGCAGCAGCTGAGCTTAAAAAGAATGCAGGAAGTCAGTTTAATAAAGATGTGGTGGAAAAATTTCTTATAATCTTAAAAAGAAAGGGAGCGATAAAGTAAATTCAAAATGCAAAACCAAAGATGGAGGCTATCTATGTCGTATCTATAGGACTCATTAATTGTGGGTTTGATATTAATAAATATCAAGAAACACATAGGAAAAAATTGAAAAAAATGTAAGTTTGTTTTCCACTTTGATTTTTTACGATGCCTGAAGTAATAAAGATTGGTGAGATAATGCCCCAGCTTAAGGATGAAAAGTTAAACATCCGTCAAGCTGCGGCTTTGGCTTTAGGCCATATAGGAGAACCTGCTATTCCAGAGCTTATTTCAACCCTCTCTGATGGACAAAAGGAGATTCGCGCTGCTGCTGTTTTTGCCTTAAGCCAAATAGGAAAAAAGGCAATACCTGCTTTGATTCATACATTGCAAAATGCATCGGATAGAAACACGGCTTTATCAGCTTTAGAAACACTTGGGTTAATTAAGGCATCTGAGGCAGTTGATGTTATTTCGCAAAGATTGGCTGACCCTGACAAATTTATAAGGAGGCAGTCAGCAATAACCCTTGGTCAGATTGGAACTCCACCTGCAATAGAGCCTTTAAAAACTGTATTGAATGACGATGAACCAATTGTTCGACAGGCTGTGGTAGTCTCATTGGGTCAGATAGGAGGTGATAGTGTAGCAGATTACCTTATAGACAGGCTTTCTGACTTTAGTAAGCCTGTAGTTTCTGCAGCCTGTGTTGGGCTTGGAAAGATAAAGAGCGAAAAGGCAGTTATTCCCCTTTCTCATATTTTAAAAGACCAAGACCCTGCTTTAAGAGAGGCTGCGGTGGTTGCTTTAGGAAAAATTGGAAAATCTAGCATAAAATTCCTTGTAAATTCTTTGAATGATTCTGACCCCTCGGTTAGAAAGGCTGTAGGAAAGGCATTGGGCAGAATTGGAAAGCCAGCTATATCTGTAGTTATTAAAAAAACAAAGGATGATAACCCAGAGGTTCGTCCATCTGCTTTAATAGCATTAGCAGAGATGCAAGAAGAGGATGCCATACCAAGCATTGTTAAAGCCCTGCAGGATGAAAACCCAAGCGTTAGGGCAACCGCGGTGATTGTTTTAAAGGACCTTAAGGCAGAGAGTGAAGCAGGTGCTTTAGCTAAAAGGCTTGTAATTGAAGAGGATGAGGGAGTAAAATCAGCCTGTATCATTGCATTAGGAGCCCTAAGAAAACCAGAAACCATTTCTGCACTTACCACAGTTATGAATCATTCAAATAAAAGCTTAAGGATAGCCTGTGCTACCTCACTTGCCAAAATGGGAGAGCCTGTTGTTCCTGTTCTTACATCATCCCTTTCAAATCCAAATGCATTTATAAGGGAAACAGCTGCAATTGCTGCTGGTCAGCTTAAAAGCCCTGAGTTAGTTGCTCCTTTGATTGAGAGGCTTGGCGATAACCATCCATATGTTCGACATGCAGCTATTCAAGCATTGATAAGGATAGGTGAGCTAAGTATTGTTAGGCTTATAAGGGCATTAGGCGATGGAAACCTTTATGCCAGAGAGGGTGCGGCCAACGCATTAGGAGCTATTGGAAAAGCAGCTATTCCCCATCTTATGAAGTCCCTTTCTGATAGCCATCCCTATGTTCGTGAGGCGGCTACTATCAGCCTTGGAAAGATTGGAAATGATGCGGTTGGTCATTTGATTCAGAGCCTTGAGGATGACAAATGGTATGTGAGAGAAGCATCTGCACTTGCACTTGGTCAAACAAAAAGCCTTGAGGCTTCATCTGCCCTTGTTAAAGCTTTAACTGTGGTGGGAGATTATCATCCATATGTAAGGAGGGCATATGTAACTGCCCTAGGTGAGATAGGAGATAAAAAGGCTGTTCCTGCAATAATTGAAAGGCTTAAGGATAATGAATGGTATATCAGGCA
This window encodes:
- a CDS encoding HEAT repeat domain-containing protein, yielding MPEVIKIGEIMPQLKDEKLNIRQAAALALGHIGEPAIPELISTLSDGQKEIRAAAVFALSQIGKKAIPALIHTLQNASDRNTALSALETLGLIKASEAVDVISQRLADPDKFIRRQSAITLGQIGTPPAIEPLKTVLNDDEPIVRQAVVVSLGQIGGDSVADYLIDRLSDFSKPVVSAACVGLGKIKSEKAVIPLSHILKDQDPALREAAVVALGKIGKSSIKFLVNSLNDSDPSVRKAVGKALGRIGKPAISVVIKKTKDDNPEVRPSALIALAEMQEEDAIPSIVKALQDENPSVRATAVIVLKDLKAESEAGALAKRLVIEEDEGVKSACIIALGALRKPETISALTTVMNHSNKSLRIACATSLAKMGEPVVPVLTSSLSNPNAFIRETAAIAAGQLKSPELVAPLIERLGDNHPYVRHAAIQALIRIGELSIVRLIRALGDGNLYAREGAANALGAIGKAAIPHLMKSLSDSHPYVREAATISLGKIGNDAVGHLIQSLEDDKWYVREASALALGQTKSLEASSALVKALTVVGDYHPYVRRAYVTALGEIGDKKAVPAIIERLKDNEWYIRQSAAIALGKLGSKEAIPALTRALADPDPRVSKAVTTALGQIGQPAVSQIIERLGVKTRRTEDFYFPVPPMEKEEGFYPALPEKREESFEFFPPSQGYQKVEEEPAYPGFPFSPPAFPSVFEEEEKPEGQVPALSQESAKDVIQTKLTGLDEATLKYIIGLIPKDKGISKEELIKRIIEETEKQKREIKEKAEDLTEKIEGRAQRIMEKLM
- a CDS encoding nodulation protein NfeD, which codes for MKKIQNSKFKIQNYNLKFKIIFFFLLSAGIGFCDIGLIKIDGVINPITARFVRNSLAKAEQKNLSLVIIKIDTPGGLVTSTHEIVKELLNSKIPVCSYISPKGARAASAGVFICLASDIVAMAPSTHIGAAHPVSMGEGMSEKIEEKILNDLVAEIKGIARERKRNIEWAEKAVRESKSITDEEAVKLNICDIIASSLDSLLTKLEGRIVTRDNEKIVLHTKNKKITEIKMSFREKFLHSLAEPNIAYIFLILGIYGLIYEFASPGIGLGAILGSIFLIMAFFGLSNLSINLAGLLLILLGFTLLIAEIKAQTPGVFLLGGGVALTLGSFMLIDSSFSPEVAISHSLILSISITTVVLFFILITLGIKAQFRKVKTGSKGMIGNRGKATTQIQKEGMVFVDGELWKARSEEEIEKDTEIEVVAIEGLVLKVKKVV
- the smpB gene encoding SsrA-binding protein SmpB, which codes for MEVICTNRKVWFNYEILETIEAGISLTGYEVKGLREKRGNIAEAFARIENNECFLYNCHISHQGGGDLARKKKLLLHKYQIERLRGKMEEKRMALVPTKVYFKKGRVKVELGLGRGKRLYDKREAIKKRLHTREIERALKNK
- a CDS encoding HD domain-containing phosphohydrolase, which encodes MEDSVVKDYTQSLLKFLTNGKKTRNRIKKFLDFPIDKLSSLHLSALSSIVGNNSNNAAEVIKKSEGFLNKVIKESNTAMIKRLSSVSGFLSSSLTSEDLLTVIMKSALNELKGETGSLMLLDKDKKELSIKASVGLSEDIVKTTKTKIGERIAGKVVETGKPLLLNKSKSKIKSALCVPLSVKDEIIGILSVNRMNNISPFTQYDLSVLSFLANLAAAAIIHTNLTSEIKSAYLATVKTLIAAIEAKDHYTRGHSEAVARYTTAIAKEFHLSAEEIERLYIAGLLHDIGKIGIKEDILLKPGRLTNEEFEAIKEHPVIGTKILEPAGFHKDVMTAVSYHHERPDGKGYPYGEKNGNIYIGASIINVADAFDAMTSERPYRSALSIEEAAAELKKNAGSQFNKDVVEKFLIILKRKGAIK
- the ftsA gene encoding cell division protein FtsA, whose translation is MSPIVGLDIGTTKVCVCVGEIKKNGKIEIIGIDTKPCSGLHRGMVSNISQTTASIEQSMSKAELMSGSKIESVTINISGSSVKGITNPGMIAIKKGGGITKLDVKRVIETAKAVNIAQDMEILHYLPQSYRVDDQDGIEDPVGMIGMRLETEVYFITAKKTAIQNLMMCVEKAGLKMINQPVLSLLAGAEAVLSPDEKHLGVALIDIGGGTTDMAIFIEGNLHHLYTISIGGTNITKDISIVLKTSFENAERIKRERGCCFSSLISENEEIVLQPFGGQKEQSVPRHILSEVIQSRMEEMFSMLDKEITRFKPRINAGVVLIGGGAMMGGCVELCKEIFNLPVRLGIPQNIGGLVDAVSTPFYAPSVGLVMLSAKEHHKKGRKKASISLPWWKRAKDFFRI
- the rsmA gene encoding 16S rRNA (adenine(1518)-N(6)/adenine(1519)-N(6))-dimethyltransferase RsmA is translated as MREDTINMSLYNETLEILKNQGIRLKKDLSQNFLINEGVINKIIRELELKKDDTIFEIGGGIGLLSRRIASNVARLISCEIDPNFVPILKKNLEPFKNAEIIEDDILKTNLSLLLKDKAKIIGSLPYHITTPIILHLLKFRDYITFCILILQYEVAKRVISCSGRDYGMLSILLQIYTKPEMLIKISPNSFFPRPKPYSCLIKLNFLEKPLIAPLPNFFKIVEILFSQRRKKIINSLLRLKIPKKELISFLKKEGINPDIRVEKLSIFDISKIASLPFL